In Achromobacter spanius, the following proteins share a genomic window:
- a CDS encoding integration host factor subunit beta gives MTKSELIAALAARYPQLAARDTDYAVKTVLDAMTQALASGQRIEIRGFGSFSLSQRSPRIGRNPKSGEQVLVPGKQVPHFKAGKELRERVDLVGGNDEDAQSSGSGEPMTSMASLHAMH, from the coding sequence GTGACCAAGTCGGAGCTGATCGCCGCCTTGGCGGCCCGCTATCCTCAGCTGGCCGCCCGCGACACCGATTACGCCGTCAAGACCGTGTTGGATGCAATGACCCAGGCCCTGGCCTCGGGTCAGCGCATCGAGATCCGCGGCTTTGGCAGCTTCTCGTTGTCGCAGCGGTCTCCCCGCATCGGCCGCAATCCGAAGTCCGGCGAACAAGTGCTGGTGCCTGGTAAACAGGTGCCGCATTTCAAGGCAGGCAAGGAATTGCGCGAGCGGGTTGACCTGGTCGGCGGCAACGATGAGGACGCCCAGTCCTCTGGATCGGGTGAACCGATGACGTCAATGGCAAGCTTGCACGCCATGCACTGA
- the rpsA gene encoding 30S ribosomal protein S1, whose amino-acid sequence MSSVSTTATGGESFADLFAQSLKSQDMKSGEVISAEVVRVDHNFVVVNAGLKSEALIPLEEFLNDQGELEVQPGDFVSVAIDSLENGYGDTILSRDRAKRLSAWLQLEKALENGELVTGTITGKVKGGLTVMTNGIRAFLPGSLVDLRPVKDTTPYEGKTLEFKVIKLDRKRNNVVLSRRQVLEASMGEERQKLLETLHEGAVVKGVVKNITDYGAFVDLGGIDGLLHITDMAWRRVRHPSEVLQVGQEVEAKVLKFDQEKSRVSLGVKQLGEDPWVGLARRYPQGTRLFGKVTNLTDYGAFVEVEAGIEGLVHVSEMDWTNKNVDPRKVVTLGEEVEVMVLEIDEDRRRISLGMKQCRQNPWEEFATNFKRGDKVRGAIKSITDFGVFVGLPGGIDGLVHLSDLSWTETGEEAVRNFKKGDEIEAVVLGIDTDKERISLGIKQLEGDPFNNFVATFDKGAVVPGTIKSVEAKGAVVTLSVDVEGYLRASEISSGRVEDATTVLNAGENIEAMIVNIDRKTRSIQLSIKARDNAETADTIQRMSDASASSGTTNLGALLKAKLDQQRNDG is encoded by the coding sequence ATGTCTTCCGTTTCCACTACCGCCACCGGCGGCGAAAGTTTCGCCGACCTTTTCGCACAAAGCCTCAAGAGCCAGGACATGAAGTCCGGCGAGGTCATCAGCGCCGAAGTCGTGCGCGTCGACCATAATTTCGTCGTCGTCAACGCCGGCCTGAAGTCCGAAGCGCTGATCCCCCTGGAAGAGTTCCTGAATGACCAGGGCGAGCTCGAAGTGCAACCCGGCGATTTCGTCTCGGTGGCCATCGATTCCCTGGAAAACGGCTACGGCGACACCATCCTGTCGCGTGACCGCGCCAAGCGCCTGTCGGCCTGGCTGCAGCTGGAAAAGGCCCTGGAAAACGGCGAACTGGTTACCGGCACCATCACCGGCAAGGTGAAGGGCGGCCTGACCGTCATGACCAACGGCATCCGCGCGTTCCTGCCGGGTTCGCTGGTGGATCTGCGTCCGGTCAAGGACACCACCCCGTACGAAGGCAAGACCCTCGAATTCAAGGTCATCAAGCTTGACCGCAAGCGCAACAACGTTGTGCTGTCGCGTCGCCAGGTGCTGGAAGCCAGCATGGGCGAAGAGCGTCAAAAGCTGCTCGAAACCCTGCACGAAGGTGCTGTGGTCAAGGGCGTGGTCAAGAACATCACCGACTACGGCGCGTTCGTTGACCTGGGCGGCATCGACGGCCTGCTGCACATCACCGACATGGCATGGCGTCGTGTGCGTCACCCGTCCGAAGTCCTGCAAGTGGGTCAAGAAGTCGAAGCCAAGGTCCTCAAGTTCGACCAGGAAAAGAGCCGCGTCTCGCTGGGCGTCAAGCAACTGGGCGAAGATCCGTGGGTGGGCCTGGCTCGCCGCTACCCGCAAGGCACCCGCCTGTTCGGTAAGGTCACGAACCTGACCGACTACGGCGCGTTCGTTGAAGTCGAAGCCGGCATCGAAGGCCTGGTTCACGTCTCCGAAATGGACTGGACCAACAAGAACGTCGACCCGCGCAAGGTTGTTACCCTGGGCGAAGAAGTCGAAGTCATGGTCCTGGAAATCGACGAAGACCGTCGTCGTATCTCGCTGGGCATGAAGCAGTGCCGTCAGAACCCGTGGGAAGAGTTCGCCACGAACTTCAAGCGCGGCGACAAGGTCCGCGGCGCCATCAAGTCGATCACCGACTTCGGCGTGTTCGTCGGCCTGCCTGGCGGCATCGACGGCCTGGTTCACCTGTCCGACCTGTCGTGGACGGAAACGGGCGAAGAAGCCGTGCGCAACTTCAAGAAGGGCGACGAGATCGAAGCCGTGGTTCTGGGCATCGATACCGACAAGGAACGCATCTCGCTGGGCATCAAGCAGCTGGAAGGCGACCCCTTCAACAACTTCGTCGCCACGTTTGACAAGGGCGCGGTTGTTCCGGGCACCATCAAGTCCGTCGAAGCCAAGGGCGCTGTGGTTACGCTGTCCGTGGACGTTGAAGGCTACCTGCGCGCTTCCGAGATCTCCTCGGGTCGCGTTGAAGATGCCACCACCGTGCTGAACGCCGGCGAAAACATCGAAGCCATGATCGTCAACATCGACCGCAAGACGCGTTCGATCCAACTGTCGATCAAGGCTCGTGACAACGCCGAAACCGCCGATACGATCCAGCGCATGTCCGACGCCAGCGCTTCGTCCGGCACCACCAACCTCGGCGCGCTGCTGAAGGCCAAGCTGGACCAACAGCGCAACGACGGTTAA
- the cmk gene encoding (d)CMP kinase: MTLISSTDSPAAVITIDGPTASGKGTVAHRVAKALGWAVLDSGALYRLTALAALKQGVPADDEAGVARVAETLDVQFDGPHVYLAGVDVGHDIRREEVGNFASRVAAYPGVRRALLERQRAFRLPPGLVADGRDMGTVVFPDASLKVFLVADVVARAERRRKQLIEKGISANLDDLLRDMRERDARDTERATAPLAPAADAHVLDSSNLTIAETVQAILDFWQQEKGKGGL; this comes from the coding sequence ATGACTTTGATTTCATCGACAGATTCCCCCGCCGCCGTCATCACCATCGATGGCCCCACCGCGTCCGGCAAGGGCACGGTGGCGCATCGCGTCGCCAAGGCGCTGGGCTGGGCGGTTCTGGATAGTGGTGCGCTGTACCGCCTGACCGCCTTGGCCGCCCTCAAGCAGGGTGTGCCTGCCGACGATGAAGCCGGCGTGGCGCGTGTGGCGGAAACCCTGGATGTTCAGTTTGACGGCCCGCACGTCTACCTGGCGGGGGTGGATGTCGGGCATGACATACGTCGCGAGGAAGTGGGTAATTTCGCGTCCCGCGTGGCGGCGTACCCCGGTGTGCGCCGCGCTTTGCTCGAGCGCCAGCGTGCCTTCCGCCTGCCCCCGGGGCTTGTCGCGGACGGCCGCGATATGGGCACGGTGGTCTTTCCCGATGCGTCCCTGAAGGTGTTCCTGGTTGCCGACGTGGTGGCCCGGGCGGAGAGGCGGCGTAAGCAGTTGATCGAAAAGGGAATTTCTGCTAATCTAGACGACCTTCTGCGAGACATGCGCGAGCGAGACGCCCGCGATACCGAACGCGCCACGGCGCCGCTGGCTCCCGCAGCAGACGCACACGTGCTGGATTCGTCCAATTTGACGATTGCTGAAACGGTGCAGGCAATACTGGATTTTTGGCAGCAAGAGAAAGGCAAGGGTGGGTTGTAA
- the aroA gene encoding 3-phosphoshikimate 1-carboxyvinyltransferase: MGALPYLDLPRVRQAQGVMALPGSKSISNRVLLLSAIAEGTTTITGLLDSDDTRVMLGALRQLGVQVSELDAGCVTVQGVRRFPVESADLFMGNAGTAIRPLTAALALMGGDYRLSGVPRMHERPIGDLADALNALGARIDYLGQPGYPPLHIGQGQISDDAVARVQGSVSSQFLTALLLAAPLQAGRSGKPVTIEVVGELISKPYIEITLNLMARFGVQVRRDGWTRFVIDGGAGYRSPGQIAVEGDASTASYFLALGAIGGGPLRVTGVGADSIQGDVAFADTLAQMGANVAYGPDWIEVSGVRVADGARLKAFDTDFNLIPDAAMTAAALALYADGPCLLRNIGSWRVKETDRIHAMQTELEKLGAQVESGPDWLRVIPPAQDAWRDAQIGTWDDHRMAMCFSLAAFGPAAVRIMDPGCVSKTFPGYFDVYASLVSA; the protein is encoded by the coding sequence ATGGGCGCTTTGCCTTATCTGGACCTGCCGCGCGTGCGGCAGGCGCAGGGCGTGATGGCCTTGCCGGGGTCCAAGAGCATTTCCAATCGCGTGCTGCTGTTGTCGGCGATTGCCGAGGGCACCACCACCATTACCGGTCTGCTGGATTCCGACGATACGCGCGTCATGCTGGGCGCCTTGCGCCAATTGGGCGTGCAGGTGTCTGAATTGGATGCCGGTTGCGTGACGGTCCAGGGCGTGCGGCGTTTTCCGGTGGAAAGCGCCGACCTTTTCATGGGCAACGCCGGCACGGCCATACGTCCGCTGACGGCCGCGCTGGCGCTCATGGGGGGTGATTACCGCCTGTCGGGCGTGCCGCGCATGCACGAACGGCCCATCGGTGATCTTGCCGACGCCTTGAATGCACTGGGCGCCCGTATTGATTACCTGGGTCAGCCGGGTTATCCCCCGCTGCATATTGGCCAGGGTCAGATCTCGGACGATGCGGTGGCGCGCGTGCAGGGTTCGGTGTCCAGCCAGTTCTTGACCGCCTTGCTGCTGGCGGCGCCCTTGCAGGCAGGCCGTAGCGGTAAGCCGGTAACGATTGAAGTGGTCGGCGAGCTGATCTCCAAGCCCTATATCGAGATCACGCTGAACCTGATGGCACGCTTCGGTGTACAGGTGCGGCGCGATGGCTGGACCCGTTTTGTGATCGATGGCGGCGCGGGCTACCGCAGCCCGGGCCAGATCGCGGTGGAAGGCGATGCCTCCACAGCGTCTTACTTCTTGGCGCTTGGCGCGATTGGTGGCGGCCCCTTGCGGGTAACGGGCGTGGGCGCCGACAGCATTCAGGGCGACGTCGCGTTTGCCGACACGCTGGCGCAGATGGGCGCAAATGTGGCGTACGGACCCGACTGGATCGAGGTTTCCGGCGTGCGTGTGGCCGACGGTGCGCGCTTGAAAGCCTTCGACACGGATTTCAATCTGATCCCGGACGCGGCCATGACCGCCGCCGCGCTGGCGCTATATGCCGACGGCCCTTGCCTGTTGCGCAATATTGGCAGTTGGCGTGTGAAGGAAACCGACCGCATCCACGCCATGCAGACCGAGCTTGAAAAGCTTGGCGCGCAGGTGGAATCGGGGCCGGATTGGCTGCGTGTCATCCCGCCCGCGCAGGATGCCTGGCGCGATGCGCAAATCGGCACCTGGGATGACCACCGCATGGCAATGTGCTTTTCATTGGCGGCGTTCGGGCCGGCGGCCGTCCGGATCATGGACCCCGGTTGCGTCAGCAAGACGTTCCCGGGTTATTTTGATGTTTACGCAAGCTTGGTCTCGGCCTAG
- a CDS encoding prephenate dehydrogenase gives MNDALPSTDQGAAGPLIPVLAVVGVGLIGGSFAAALRRAGQVGRVLGVGRSASSLARAVELGLIDEAVSAEDAAARSDLVLLSTPVGGLKNVLSRMLPHLGAATVVTDAGSTKAEVVDAAREALGERVGCFVPGHPIAGAERTGPEAADAKLYAGRTVILTPLAENRAASISLVRRAWQACGSSVIDMDAGAHDRVLASVSHLPHLLSSVYMEQVATAADARTRLDLAGSGFRDFTRIAAGSPEMWRDIFLSNRDAMLAELADVRAVLDRAERAIANGDDAALLALLDTAAQARRNWQKE, from the coding sequence ATGAACGACGCGTTACCTTCTACCGATCAGGGGGCCGCTGGCCCCCTGATTCCTGTATTGGCCGTGGTGGGCGTTGGCCTCATCGGCGGGTCGTTCGCCGCGGCGTTGCGCCGGGCGGGTCAGGTCGGCCGCGTGCTGGGTGTCGGGCGTAGCGCATCGTCGCTGGCGCGGGCGGTTGAACTCGGGTTGATCGACGAAGCCGTCAGCGCGGAAGACGCGGCGGCGCGGTCTGATCTTGTCCTGCTGTCCACACCGGTTGGCGGCTTGAAAAACGTGTTGTCGCGGATGCTGCCACATCTGGGCGCGGCCACCGTGGTGACCGATGCGGGCAGCACCAAGGCTGAAGTCGTCGATGCCGCGCGTGAGGCCCTGGGCGAGCGGGTCGGATGCTTCGTGCCCGGCCATCCGATCGCAGGCGCAGAGCGCACGGGCCCCGAGGCGGCCGATGCCAAGCTCTACGCCGGTCGCACCGTCATCCTGACGCCGCTTGCCGAGAACCGCGCCGCGTCCATCAGCCTGGTGCGCCGCGCGTGGCAGGCCTGCGGTTCAAGCGTGATCGATATGGACGCAGGCGCGCACGACCGCGTGCTGGCGTCGGTCAGCCATCTGCCGCACCTGCTGTCGTCGGTGTATATGGAGCAGGTGGCCACGGCCGCTGACGCCCGCACCCGGCTTGACCTCGCGGGTAGCGGTTTTCGTGATTTCACGCGCATTGCGGCGGGTTCGCCGGAGATGTGGCGCGATATCTTTTTATCCAATCGCGATGCGATGCTGGCCGAGCTTGCCGACGTGCGCGCCGTGTTGGATCGCGCCGAACGCGCCATCGCCAATGGCGATGACGCGGCGTTGCTGGCATTGCTGGATACGGCGGCGCAAGCGCGCCGTAACTGGCAGAAGGAGTAG
- the hisC gene encoding histidinol-phosphate transaminase, whose product MTTASKPLVAPAHVSAIAPYQAGKPIEELAREFGLDPAGIVKLASNENPLGMPKSARAAMLAAAESLARYPDPNGFDLKAALAERYGVPMNWITLGNGSNDILEIAALALLEPGSSAVYAQHSFAVYRLATQARGARHIVVPAKDYGHDLDAMFEAIADDTRLLFIANPNNPTGTFVSGDKVTSFLERVHAAHGDRVTVVLDEAYNEYLDPEHRFDSTALARRFPNLIISRTFSKAYGLAGLRVGFSVSQPPLTDLLNRVRQPFNVNTLAQAAAIAALGDTAYLEEAYASNKSGKAQLCAAFDRLALRYVPSYGNFVLVHVGDAPRINLELLKRGVIVRPVAGDGLPEWLRVSIGLPEENARFIDALTDILAT is encoded by the coding sequence ATGACCACCGCATCCAAGCCCCTCGTTGCCCCCGCGCACGTCAGCGCCATCGCGCCGTATCAGGCGGGCAAGCCCATTGAAGAACTGGCCCGTGAATTCGGGCTGGACCCGGCCGGCATCGTCAAGCTGGCCTCCAACGAAAACCCGCTGGGCATGCCCAAGTCGGCGCGCGCAGCCATGCTGGCCGCGGCCGAGTCCCTGGCCCGTTATCCGGACCCCAATGGTTTCGACCTGAAGGCGGCGCTAGCCGAACGTTACGGCGTGCCGATGAACTGGATCACGTTGGGCAACGGCTCGAACGATATCCTGGAGATCGCCGCGCTGGCCTTGCTGGAGCCGGGTTCGTCGGCGGTGTACGCGCAGCATTCGTTCGCGGTCTACCGCTTGGCCACGCAAGCGCGCGGCGCGCGCCACATCGTGGTGCCGGCCAAGGACTATGGCCATGACCTGGATGCGATGTTCGAGGCCATTGCCGACGACACGCGCCTGCTTTTCATTGCCAACCCCAACAATCCCACGGGCACCTTTGTGTCGGGCGACAAGGTCACGTCGTTCCTGGAGCGTGTGCATGCCGCCCACGGCGACCGCGTCACCGTCGTTCTGGACGAGGCCTACAACGAATACCTGGATCCGGAACACCGTTTCGACAGCACCGCGCTGGCGCGTCGTTTCCCGAACCTGATCATCTCGCGCACGTTCTCCAAGGCCTACGGGCTGGCGGGGCTGCGCGTGGGCTTCTCGGTGTCGCAGCCGCCGCTGACCGACTTGCTGAACCGCGTGCGTCAGCCCTTCAACGTCAACACGCTGGCGCAAGCCGCCGCGATTGCCGCGTTGGGCGACACCGCCTATCTGGAAGAAGCCTACGCGTCGAACAAGTCGGGCAAGGCGCAACTGTGCGCCGCGTTTGACCGCCTTGCGCTTCGCTACGTGCCCAGCTATGGCAATTTTGTGCTGGTGCATGTGGGCGATGCGCCCCGCATCAATCTGGAACTGCTCAAGCGCGGCGTGATCGTGCGCCCCGTCGCGGGCGATGGTTTGCCGGAATGGTTGCGCGTGTCGATCGGCCTGCCCGAAGAGAACGCCCGCTTTATTGATGCCCTGACCGACATTCTGGCCACATGA
- the pheA gene encoding prephenate dehydratase has translation MDEDLQRKLRPLRERIDALDAQILDLLSQRASAALEVGEAKHAAQADGPVLRPEREAEVIRRLQQINPGPFPNAGVASVWTEIISACRGLERGMTVAYLGPQGSFSEQAALEHFGHAVQKLPCVSFDEVFRAVEAGQADVGMVPVENSTEGAVNRSLDLLLNTPLTILGERSLVIRHCLMSQSGGMEGIKTISAHPQALAQCQGWLTRNYPDVDRVAASSNSEAARAAAGDPTIAAIAGEVAAPAWNLQVIASGIQDDPHNRTRFLAIGNIQPLVSGKDKTSLILAVPNRAGAVYEMLAPLAANGVSMTRFESRPARTGQWEYYFYVDVLGHRNDPNVERALATLQAQVAYLKVLGSYPAP, from the coding sequence ATGGATGAAGATCTGCAGCGCAAGCTGCGCCCCTTGCGTGAACGCATTGATGCGTTGGACGCGCAAATTCTCGACCTTTTGTCGCAGCGCGCCAGCGCTGCCCTGGAAGTGGGCGAGGCCAAGCATGCCGCGCAGGCCGATGGCCCGGTGTTGCGCCCCGAGCGCGAAGCCGAGGTCATCCGCCGTTTGCAGCAGATCAACCCCGGCCCCTTCCCGAATGCGGGCGTGGCGTCGGTGTGGACCGAGATCATCTCGGCCTGCCGTGGGCTGGAGCGCGGCATGACCGTTGCCTACCTTGGCCCGCAAGGCTCGTTTTCCGAGCAGGCGGCACTGGAACATTTCGGCCACGCCGTGCAGAAGCTGCCGTGCGTATCGTTCGATGAAGTGTTTCGCGCGGTCGAGGCCGGCCAGGCGGATGTGGGCATGGTGCCGGTGGAAAATTCCACCGAAGGCGCGGTCAACCGCAGCCTGGACCTGTTGCTGAACACGCCGCTGACGATTCTGGGCGAGCGCTCGCTGGTGATCCGCCATTGTCTGATGTCGCAATCGGGCGGCATGGAGGGCATCAAGACCATCTCGGCGCATCCGCAGGCGCTGGCTCAGTGCCAGGGCTGGCTGACGCGCAATTATCCTGATGTGGACCGTGTCGCGGCGTCCAGCAATTCCGAAGCGGCGCGCGCCGCGGCGGGGGACCCGACCATTGCCGCAATCGCCGGCGAAGTGGCCGCGCCCGCCTGGAATCTTCAGGTGATTGCGTCCGGCATCCAGGACGATCCGCACAATCGCACCCGCTTCCTGGCCATCGGCAACATCCAGCCGCTGGTCAGTGGCAAGGACAAGACGAGCCTGATCCTGGCCGTGCCAAATCGCGCGGGCGCCGTGTACGAAATGCTGGCGCCGCTGGCGGCCAACGGCGTGTCGATGACGCGCTTTGAGTCGCGTCCCGCGCGCACCGGCCAGTGGGAATACTATTTCTACGTAGACGTCCTGGGTCACCGTAATGATCCGAACGTTGAGCGCGCCCTTGCCACGTTGCAGGCGCAGGTTGCCTACCTGAAGGTGCTGGGTTCCTACCCGGCGCCGTGA
- the serC gene encoding 3-phosphoserine/phosphohydroxythreonine transaminase, with translation MARPWNFSAGPSALPEVVLQQAAAEMLDWHGSGMSVMEMSHRGKHFVQICDEAESDLRDLLGLPADYAVMFMQGGGSGENAIVPMNLMGRRGTPAADFVVTGHWSKRSYKEAGRYGSTHVAASSEQAIQLDGREQAPLTWVPPVDTWSVRKESAYLHLCSNETIGGVEFMDWPDTAALGAPDVPLVVDASSHFLSRPMDVTRCGMVYAGAQKNAGPAGVTMVIARRDLIGHALPICPSAFDYANVAAEHSRYNTPPTFAIYVAGLVFKWVKANGGVAGMEAANKAKADLLYGYLDSSNFYRNPIHAPVRSRMNVPFVLRDESLNDAFLQGADAAGLTQLKGHKSVGGMRASIYNAVPLAGVSALVEYLKEFERRYG, from the coding sequence CATGGCAGTGGCATGTCGGTGATGGAAATGTCTCATCGCGGCAAGCACTTCGTGCAGATCTGCGACGAAGCGGAATCCGATCTGCGCGATCTTTTGGGCTTGCCCGCCGATTACGCGGTCATGTTCATGCAAGGCGGCGGTTCCGGGGAAAACGCCATCGTTCCCATGAATCTCATGGGGCGCCGCGGCACGCCGGCCGCCGACTTCGTCGTGACGGGCCATTGGTCCAAGCGTTCGTACAAGGAAGCTGGCCGCTATGGCAGCACCCATGTGGCGGCAAGCAGCGAACAGGCCATCCAACTGGATGGCCGCGAGCAGGCGCCGCTGACCTGGGTGCCGCCGGTCGATACCTGGAGCGTGCGCAAGGAATCGGCCTACCTGCACCTGTGCAGCAACGAAACCATTGGTGGCGTCGAGTTCATGGACTGGCCCGACACCGCCGCGCTGGGCGCGCCGGACGTGCCTCTGGTGGTTGATGCGTCGTCGCATTTCCTGTCGCGTCCGATGGACGTGACACGCTGCGGCATGGTGTACGCCGGCGCGCAGAAAAATGCCGGCCCGGCAGGCGTTACCATGGTCATCGCCCGCCGCGACCTGATCGGCCACGCCTTGCCGATCTGCCCGTCGGCGTTCGATTACGCCAACGTGGCCGCCGAACATTCGCGCTACAACACGCCGCCAACTTTCGCGATTTACGTTGCGGGCCTGGTGTTCAAGTGGGTCAAGGCCAATGGCGGCGTGGCGGGCATGGAAGCCGCCAACAAGGCCAAGGCCGATTTGCTGTACGGCTATCTGGACAGCAGCAATTTCTATCGCAATCCCATTCATGCGCCCGTGCGTTCGCGCATGAACGTGCCGTTCGTACTGCGCGATGAATCGCTGAACGACGCCTTCCTGCAAGGCGCCGATGCGGCGGGTTTGACCCAGTTGAAAGGGCACAAGAGCGTGGGCGGCATGCGCGCGTCCATTTACAACGCCGTGCCCCTTGCCGGGGTGTCGGCGCTGGTCGAGTACCTGAAGGAATTCGAGCGCCGCTATGGATGA